TGGTCGGTTTATCCCACTCGCTCGTCCAGGGTACACGTGGAAGGTAAATATACAAGCACGCCAATGTTACTTCAGTACTTATTGCTGTTCAAGCATGAGACGGCATCGATTCTTATGTTTGAGTACATGATTGAAGATAACGATCTGATGAGGGAATTCAATAGTCGCAAACtaggcgacgaagacgtcactTTCATCAAAGAGCAGATAGAAGGTCCTCTTGAAAAGTCTACAGAAAACGTAGTTTAAAATCGACGCCTGAATACTTGTGATGATATCTTTTTTGTCATATATTGTAAGGCTTGGCCATACAAAGGCAGAGACAAATCAAAGGGGTTCCTCTATGAGGTGAACAAACGTGATAGTTTACTTCAGCAAGacagtctttttttttaagaTCGTTgcaaacaaaagaaatggaattgACGTTGACAAATGGGACTACTTTGCTCGCGATTGCCACTGCTTGGGAATACCCAACAATTTTGACCACAGGTTAGCATAGAAATTTGATACGAAGAAATATGTAGCAACTTACGTGTGCGGACCCAGACGATTTCTCAAGTTTGCTCGCGTTCTTGCTTGTGACGATGAACTGCAGATATGCAACCGCGACAAGGTGATGACATACAGTAGTACTTTTTTCGAGGAGGGACCGGCTTGTGACCCTTTATACGCAGGAAGTGGGCAACCTGTACGACATGTTTCACACGCGCAATGCCTTGCACAGAAGAGCGTATCAACACAAAACGGCCAACGTCATTGAGATTATGTCAGTTAGAAAGCGAAATGGCACGCAAATGAGTTTAGACGGATTTAGGATAACGGAGGCCTTTGTCAAAGCGGATAAACACCTCGAGTTTGAAGGGACAGATGGGTTAGTTATTCGATTTCAAAGCAACGGTATTCTCAGCATTTTGTTTTGGTTTAGGAAATTGTATTGCTTGTCTGAAGCTATCGATGATATGAAGGCCTACTCAAAGTTGACAGACTACATCTACGATCTAATTCTACGGTCGCATAGTAAAGAACTAAAAGAGGTATAAAGCAGATAGATacatagatagatagatattTTATGACGTTGTGTGGTCAGGCTCGTCAAATTCTTGAAAGAATCGAACGCCGTGATCTGTACCGATGCGTTGCCCAGTCTCAACCACAGGATAGAAGCCCGTTCACGCCGGTCAGTAAGAAGGAAAGTGAGAATGTTCGGTGTGTTTCTACTAGGTATTAGGAGGAAATTAAAAAAGCTCCTGAAGAAATCGCTTCTACTGCAAATCCAGCCGTTTTGACTGCAGCTGATCTCGTCCTGGATGTAGGTCATTATGTTCGTTTCCATAGCTTTTGGCGCGAGTTCTTGCTTGAATCAGTGTGTGAAGTTTGACTACGGCATGGGAAAACTGAATCCAATAGACAGCTTTCGCTTCTACGTGAAGTCAAATCCTGACCAAGCCCTTCAACTGCGGAAAGAGCAGgcaaggagaaaacggtAAAAGATATTGGCATTCTTGACTTCACTCCAGGTTAGTCAGCTGCTGCCGGAAAAGTTTGCTGAGCAG
The Oscarella lobularis chromosome 3, ooOscLobu1.1, whole genome shotgun sequence DNA segment above includes these coding regions:
- the LOC136185001 gene encoding deoxynucleoside triphosphate triphosphohydrolase SAMHD1-like — translated: MKRKHCSTWSAQEVGDFLREQGLRDVAEKFENAGFDGNRLADLVLPTLHHEIKIDSVSTCMKVLECLRSLDRDGERLKPKVFNDPIHGHIEIDPLCIRIIDTPQFQRLRSLKQLGGCYFVFPGASHNRFEHSIGVCHLAGQLVHALQKRQPELGITPQDILCVQIAGLCHDLGHGPFSHLFDGRFIPLARPGYTWKHETASILMFEYMIEDNDLMREFNSRKLGDEDVTFIKEQIEGPLEKSTENAWPYKGRDKSKGFLYEIVANKRNGIDVDKWDYFARDCHCLGIPNNFDHRRFLKFARVLACDDELQICNRDKEVGNLYDMFHTRNALHRRAYQHKTANVIEIMITEAFVKADKHLEFEGTDGKLYCLSEAIDDMKAYSKLTDYIYDLILRSHSKELKEARQILERIERRDLYRCVAQSQPQDRSPFTPEEIKKAPEEIASTANPAVLTAADLVLDCVKFDYGMGKLNPIDSFRFYVKSNPDQALQLRKEQVSQLLPEKFAEQHLRLYCRKRNNAAVCREAMICFQTWCGKNQCFTAKEGGISDDASSLTPFNTPAKEAERRRSESWSQPDEKKSKTKLTYDK